GCCGGGCTCGGCCGGGTGGTGAAGTTCGAGAAGGAGGGCGACTTCGTGGGGCGTGAGGCGCTGGCCGCGGCAGCCTCCCGTGCCTCGGAGAATCCGCCGCGCGTCCTGGTCGGCCTGGTCGCCGAGGGGCGTCGCGTCCCGCGCGCCGGGTACCCGGTCGTCGCCGGCGGCGCGGTCATCGGCGAGGTCACCTCGGGTGCCCCCTCCCCCACGCTGGGCAAGCCGATCGCCATGGCGTACGTCGACGCGGCGCACTCGGCGCCGGGCACGGCCGGGGTCGGCGTGGACATCCGCGGCAGCCATGAGCCGTACGAGGTCGTGGCGCTGCCGTTCTACAAGCGGCAGAAGTAACGCCGGAAGCACCACACTGGCCGGGAACCGGAAGCACCGGACTGGCCGAGAAGTACAGACCGACAGCGGCCCGTGCGTGACCCTGCGCACATTTCCGCTGCTCACGCACGTTTCCAGCAGTCCCCCATTCCTCACCACTCCCGCGCGTACAGGAGAATTCAGGCCATGAGCAACCCCCAGCAGCTGCGCTACAGCAAGGAGCACGAGTGGCTGTCGAGCGCCGAGGACGGCGTCGCGACGGTCGGCATCACCGAGTTCGCGGCCAACGCGCTCGGCGATGTCGTCTACGCTCAGCTCCCCGAGGTCGGCTCGACCGTGACCGCGGGTGACACCTGCGGCGAGCTGGAGTCGACCAAGTCGGTCTCGGACCTGTACTCCCCGGTCACCGGCGAGATCACCGAGATCAACGAGGACGTGGTGAACGACCCGGCGCTGGTGAACTCCGCCCCCTTCGAGGGCGGCTGGCTGTTCAAGGTACGCGTCACGGAGGAGCCGGCCGACCTGCTCTCCGCCGACGAGTACGACGCCCACACCACCGGCTGAGGAGCCGTATCCCCCATGTCTGACAAGTCGCTTCTGAACACGCCCCTGCACGAGCTGGACCCGGCCATCGCCGCCGCGCTCGACGCCGAGCTGGAGCGCCAGCAGTCCACCCTGGAGATGATCGCCTCCGAGAACTTCGCGCCGGTCGCGGTCATGGAGGCACAGGGCTCGGTCGCCACCAACAAGTACGCCGAGGGCTACCCGGGCCGGCGCTACTACGGCGGCTGCGAGCACGTCGACGTCGCCGAGCAGATCGCCATCGACCGGGTCAAGGAACTGTTCGGCGCCGAGTACGCCAACGTCCAGCCCCACTCCGGCGCCTCCGCCAACCAGGCCGCCCTGTTCGCTCTGGCCCAGCCCGGCGACACCATCCTCGGCCTGGACCTGGCCCACGGCGGCCACCTCACCCACGGGATGCGGCTGAACTTCTCCGGCAAGCAGTTCAAGGTCGTCCCGTACCACGTGGACGACTCCGGCCTGGTGGACATGGCCGAGGTCGAGCGGCTCGCCAAGGAGCACCGGCCGAAGGTGATCATCGCGGGCTGGTCGGCGTACCCGCGGCAGCTGGACTTCGCCGAGTTCCGCCGGATCGCCGACGAGGTCGAGGCGTACCTGTGGGTCGACATGGCGCACTTCGCGGGCCTGGTGGCCGCCGGTCTCCACCCGAACCCGGTCGAGTACGCGGACGTCGTCACCTCCACCACCCACAAGACGCTGGGCGGCCCGCGCGGCGGCATCATCCTCGCGAAGAAGGACTTCGCGAAGAAGCTGAACTCGTCCGTCTTCCCGGGCTTCCAGGGCGGCCCCCTGGAGCACGTGATCGCGGCCAAGGCGGTCTCCTTCAAGGTCGCCGCTAGCGAGGAGTTCAAGGAGCGTCAGCGTCGTACGATCGAGGGCGCGAAGATCCTCGCCGAGCGGCTGACGGCCGACGACGCGCGTGCGGCCGGCGTGAACGTCCTGTCCGGCGGCACCGACGTGCACCTGATCCTGGTCGACCTGCGCGAGTCCGAGCTGGACGGCCAGCAGGCCGAGGACCGCCTGCACGAGGTCGGCATCACGGTCAACCGCAACGCCGTCCCGAACGACCCGCGCCCGCCGATGGTGACGTCGGGCCTGCGCATCGGCACGCCCGCCCTGGCCACCCGTGGCTTCGAGGCCGAGGACTTCACCGAGGTCGCGGACGTGATCGCCGAGACGCTCAAGCCGTCCTACGACGCCGAGTCCCTCAAGGCCCGGGTCAAGGCGCTGGCCGACAAGCACCCGCTGTACCCCGGTCTGAACAAGTAGTCCCTTTTCGTGGGGTGTCCCGCACACTCGTAGGTGAGCGGGACACCCCACCCCCTTGCACCGCCCCCCGTATTGAGGAGTCCCCGTGGCCATCTCGGTCTTCGACCTGTTCTCGATCGGCATCGGCCCGTCCAGCTCCCACACGGTCGGCCCGATGCGCGCGGCACGCATCTTCGCCCGCCGGCTGCGCAACGAGGGCCTGCTGGACTCCGTCGCGTCCGTACGCTGCGAGCTGTACGGCTCCCTGGGCGCGACCGGCCACGGTCACGGCACCCCCAAGGCGGTGCTGCTCGGCCTGGAGGGCGCCTCGCCGCGCACGGTGGACGTGGAGACGGCGGACGAGCGGGTGGAGGCGATCAAGGAAGCGGGCGTGCTGCGTCTGCTCGGCGAGCGCGACATCCCGTTCTCCTTCGACGACGACCTGATCCTGCACCGCCGTAAAGCACTCCCCTACCACGCGAACGGCATGACGATCCGGGCGTACGACGCGTCCGGCGGGGAGCTGCTGTCCAAGACCTACTACTCGGTGGGCGGCGGCTTCGTCGTCGACGAGGAGGCGGTGGGCGCGGACCGCATCAAACTCGACGACACGGTCCTGAAGTACCCCTTCCGCACGGGCGACGAGCTGCTGCGCCTGACGCAGGAGACGGGCCTGTCGATCTCGTCGCTGATGCTGGAGAACGAGCGGGCCTGGCGCACGGAGGAGGAGATCCGCGCGGGTCTGCTGGAGATCTGGCGGGTGATGCGGGAGTGCGTGTCGCGGGGCATGTCGCGGGAGGGCATCCTGCCGGGCGGCCTGAAGGTCCGTCGCCGGGCGGCGAACACGGCCCGCAAGCTGCGCTCCGAGGGCGACCCGAAGGCGCTCGCCATGGAGTGGATCACGCTCTACGCGATGGCCGTGAACGAGGAGAACGCGGCGGGCGGCCGGGTCGTGACCGCTCCGACCAACGGAGCCGCGGGAATCATCCCAGCCGTACTCCACTACTACATCAACTTCGTGCCGGGCGCGGACGATGAAGGCGCGGTCCGCTTCCTGCTGGCCGCCGGCGCCATCGGCATGCTCTTCAAGGAGAACGCGTCCATCTCCGGCGCCGAGGTCGGCTGCCAGGGCGAGGTGGGCTCGGCCTGCTCGATGGCGGCGGGCGCCCTGGCGGAGGTGCTCGGCGGCTCCCCCGAACAGGTCGAGAACGCCGCCGAGATCGGCATGGAACACAACCTCGGCCTCACCTGCGACCCGGTCGGCGGCCTCGTCCAGATCCCCTGCATCGAGCGCAACGGCATGGCCGCGGTGAAGGCGGTCACGGCGGCGCGGATGGCGATGCGCGGGGACGGCTCGCACAAGGTGTCCCTGGACAAGGTCATCAAGACGATGAAGGACACGGGGGCCGACATGTCGGTGAAGTACAAGGAGACGGCTCGGGGTGGGTTGGCGGTGAACATCATCGAGTGCTGAGGGGATGGGCCCTGACCGGCGCGTTCGTGTTTTTCAGCGCTGTCGGGGCCTTTCCCGCTTACGCGGCGGAAAGTCCCTGGAAGCTCCCTGGGACAGGCGTGAAAGTCCCTGAAGAGTCCCTGGGAAATCCCATGGCATGGGCGTCTGACCTGCGGGTTCGTGGCGCATAGTCAACGACGGGAACCTCGCCCCAGAGGCGGTGCTCGCCTGATGGCACAACCCCGCGCGTGACACCACCGCCGGCCGCGTCTACAACGACCTGCGCAACCTGGCCCGCCGCAACGAGTACATCCTCGAACGGTTCCTCTACCGCTTGGCCGCATCCCCCCTCGGCCGGGAACACTTCGTCCTCAAGGGCGGCCTGCTCCTCGCCCAGTTCGGCGCGCGTCGGATGACCCGCGACATCGACATCCTCGGCTGCTCGTTCCCGGGCACCGAAACCGAGATCATCCACAGGATCGCGGCCATCGCCGCCACCGAGATCGACGACGGCGTCGTATTCGATCCCGCGACGCTCAAGACCGTTCCCCATCCGCGAGGAGGACGAGTACCACGGTCTGCGCCTGCCCATGGCCGCCTCCATCACCCGGGCCCGGCTCAAGTTCCAAGCGAATGTCACCTTCGGCGACCTCAACACCCGCGACCGCGACTACGGCGACCTCTACCGCCTGCTCACCCTCAACGACCTCGACGGCCAGGGACTCACCGCCGCGCTGACCGCCACCGCCGCACACCGCGGCATCACCTTGAACCCCCTCAGCTCCACCATCAGCGACCTCGGCGAGCGTCGCCAGAGCTCCTACACCGCCTGGCGCCGCCGACAGGGTCCCGCCGCACCCGGCTACCCCGAACGCTTCACCGACGTCGTCCGGCAGGTCACCGCATTCGCCGACACACTCCTCAACGGCGGCGCCGCCACCCGCACATGGAATGCGGCGACCCTCGCATGGTCGTGAACCAGACCTGCCTGGCCGACCGACCAGGCCTTAGAAGCTGTTGCTCTATCGATCTTGGTGAGCGTGAGTTCGAGGTCGTCGACTCGGTCGGGTGATCTTCTGGCTGGCTGAGCATGAAAGCGGGGCCTCCCGCACAGCTCGTGGGTGTCGAATCCAACCGAGCAGCAGGAGGCCCCTGGTGCTGCAGTCTTCCGTGCCGGCGTCGTTGTCGTCCAACCCGGCTTCCCTGACGTGTGATTGCCTCGCTCACCGGTTCGGGAACGCCAGTGATCAGCCGTACAGGCGGCCGAGATATCCGTCCGACATGAGCGACGCGGAGTGGGCGGTCGTGCGCGACGCGATGCCGGTCCCCGGCTGGTTGGAGGGCCGCGGCGGGCAACCGGAGGGCTACTGCCACCGGCAGATGGTCGACGCGGTGCGCTACCTGGTCGCGGGCGGCATCACCTGGCGGGCGATGCCCGCGGACTTCCCCGCGTGGGACCGCGTCTACGCCTTCTTCCGGCGCTGGCGGGACAAGGGCCTGGCCGCCGAGTTCCACGACCGGCTGCGCGACCGGGTACGCGAGGCTGCGGGCCAGGATCCGGAACCGACGGCGGGCGTCATCGACGCGCAGTCGGTGAGAGGAGCCGCATCGGTGCCGGCCGCGACCAGGGGCTTCGACGGCGGAAAGAAGGTCAACGGCCGCAAGCGGCACATCGTGGTGGACACCCTCGGGCTGTTGCTGGTCGTGATGGTGACCGCGGCTTCGGTCACCGACCGGGACGCGGGGCAGACGCTGCTGGCCAGGCTGCGCGATCGGCACTGGCGCGTCACGCGGGTGTGGGCCGACGGCGGCTATACCGGGCGCCTGGTCGACTTCGTCGGTGGTGTCCTGCGCATCGCGCTGACGGTGGTCAAACGCAGCGACGACACCAGCGGCTTCACCGTGTTGCCGAAGAGGTGGCTGGTGGAGCGCACGTTCGCCTGGCTGATGCACTCACGCCGTCTGGCCCGCGACTACGAGACGCGCACCGACACCTCGGAGGCGGTGATCCGGTGGTCGATGAGCATGGTCATGAGCCGTCGGCTCGTCCGACGGGCACGCTGAACAGCCCCGGCCGTTCCTCTGCCAGCCAGCCCCGCGCGGCCAGTCGCTTCGCCTTCGACCGCACCCCTTCCACCTTCGCCGGGACCGGCTCCAGCCCGACTGCCGCCGCGAGTTGCCGACAGTCCATCGCCTTTTCGCACGACGCACTCCCACCGGCCAGGACGTCCATGATCTGCTGATAGTCCGGCGCCAGAACCGTCGGGCCAAGCCCTGCCTGCCAGTGCGGCACCACCGAACCGGGCACCGCCGCCGTGACCTTCACCGGCCGCCCGCCGGCCATCACGACTGGCGGTACCTCCTCGCCTCCGCGGGGCTCCGCCAGAACCTCGCCCACCGTCTCACGGGCGATCACGAACCGCTCCCACACGGCCTCCGCCTCCCGCAGCTCGGTCTGAAGGGCCTCCACTCGCTGCCGAGCAGCGCGTTCGCGCTCCTCCAGCAACCCCATTACCGACGGCATCCCGGCACCTCCACCGAAGAGACGACACGACACCTCGTCCCTGCCGCCGAAACACCACCCCTATGCCTGACCAGCGGAAACGCACCCGTCACTCTCGGAAAGACAACAGCTTCTTAGGGGTTCGGAACCGCAGACCTGCGCATTACGAGGCCGCCAGAGGTCGTGCTGGGCTGTGCCATGCTGTCGTACCAGATCCCGTTTTCCCAGATCAGAGCCCATGCCGCGGGCCGGCTGTCCGCATCCCGTGTTGCACGGTCCGAAGGCGTCCGCGCTCCCCGTTCCTCGGCGAAGCAATGCGAGCACGTGGACAGCCCCTTGCCGACACCATGCCGTCACAGGTTGTCGAGACCGCACAGGCGAGGCGGCGCTCAGAACTCGCGAGCTCCTCGCCCCCTCACCTCGGTGAGCGCAGCGGCAGACGGTCGACGGCTTCGTGGGACCGGAGGCCCTCAGGCATCACAGCTGGCGGGCCGCCCT
Above is a window of Streptomyces sp. DT2A-34 DNA encoding:
- the gcvH gene encoding glycine cleavage system protein GcvH, with the translated sequence MSNPQQLRYSKEHEWLSSAEDGVATVGITEFAANALGDVVYAQLPEVGSTVTAGDTCGELESTKSVSDLYSPVTGEITEINEDVVNDPALVNSAPFEGGWLFKVRVTEEPADLLSADEYDAHTTG
- the glyA gene encoding serine hydroxymethyltransferase, encoding MSDKSLLNTPLHELDPAIAAALDAELERQQSTLEMIASENFAPVAVMEAQGSVATNKYAEGYPGRRYYGGCEHVDVAEQIAIDRVKELFGAEYANVQPHSGASANQAALFALAQPGDTILGLDLAHGGHLTHGMRLNFSGKQFKVVPYHVDDSGLVDMAEVERLAKEHRPKVIIAGWSAYPRQLDFAEFRRIADEVEAYLWVDMAHFAGLVAAGLHPNPVEYADVVTSTTHKTLGGPRGGIILAKKDFAKKLNSSVFPGFQGGPLEHVIAAKAVSFKVAASEEFKERQRRTIEGAKILAERLTADDARAAGVNVLSGGTDVHLILVDLRESELDGQQAEDRLHEVGITVNRNAVPNDPRPPMVTSGLRIGTPALATRGFEAEDFTEVADVIAETLKPSYDAESLKARVKALADKHPLYPGLNK
- a CDS encoding L-serine ammonia-lyase gives rise to the protein MAISVFDLFSIGIGPSSSHTVGPMRAARIFARRLRNEGLLDSVASVRCELYGSLGATGHGHGTPKAVLLGLEGASPRTVDVETADERVEAIKEAGVLRLLGERDIPFSFDDDLILHRRKALPYHANGMTIRAYDASGGELLSKTYYSVGGGFVVDEEAVGADRIKLDDTVLKYPFRTGDELLRLTQETGLSISSLMLENERAWRTEEEIRAGLLEIWRVMRECVSRGMSREGILPGGLKVRRRAANTARKLRSEGDPKALAMEWITLYAMAVNEENAAGGRVVTAPTNGAAGIIPAVLHYYINFVPGADDEGAVRFLLAAGAIGMLFKENASISGAEVGCQGEVGSACSMAAGALAEVLGGSPEQVENAAEIGMEHNLGLTCDPVGGLVQIPCIERNGMAAVKAVTAARMAMRGDGSHKVSLDKVIKTMKDTGADMSVKYKETARGGLAVNIIEC
- a CDS encoding EspF repeat-containing protein — its product is MSRVIRRAPNWARSRPPLRTKCSRPRGDAAKR
- a CDS encoding nucleotidyl transferase AbiEii/AbiGii toxin family protein, which encodes MAASITRARLKFQANVTFGDLNTRDRDYGDLYRLLTLNDLDGQGLTAALTATAAHRGITLNPLSSTISDLGERRQSSYTAWRRRQGPAAPGYPERFTDVVRQVTAFADTLLNGGAATRTWNAATLAWS
- a CDS encoding IS5 family transposase, which gives rise to MSDAEWAVVRDAMPVPGWLEGRGGQPEGYCHRQMVDAVRYLVAGGITWRAMPADFPAWDRVYAFFRRWRDKGLAAEFHDRLRDRVREAAGQDPEPTAGVIDAQSVRGAASVPAATRGFDGGKKVNGRKRHIVVDTLGLLLVVMVTAASVTDRDAGQTLLARLRDRHWRVTRVWADGGYTGRLVDFVGGVLRIALTVVKRSDDTSGFTVLPKRWLVERTFAWLMHSRRLARDYETRTDTSEAVIRWSMSMVMSRRLVRRAR